A section of the Phycodurus eques isolate BA_2022a chromosome 4, UOR_Pequ_1.1, whole genome shotgun sequence genome encodes:
- the arhgap5 gene encoding rho GTPase-activating protein 5 isoform X3: MAKNKDARPPTFAVSVVGLSGAEKDKGNCGVGKSCLCNRYVRPDADDYYSEHTSVLSTIDFGGRVVNNDHFLYWGDVPHRGDEGLDCKIQVIEQTEFIDDQTFQAHRSTNMQQYSKRAATTKLQSAEKLMYICTDQLGLEQDFDQKQMPDGKLNIDGFVLCIDVSKGCNRKFDDQMKFVNGLYSQIARSKKPIVVAATKCDEFVDQHLKDLYTFVASKKNLLLVETSARANVNVELCFNALIQQLDKTRGKPKMVPYLEADKVQRQLVASVTERFEKLMVQMVRDYHTTWKAVVSNTKGNPDYEEFVTLEGSRKGRSMFTKHIAQLKQEHIKRRREEYLTTLPKTLNNLISRLDEVEHLTWAEAQSIIRNRSDFQCWFVVLEQTPWDESDHIDNSDRRIPFDLLSTPDGERIYHNHVQHLLSEKRRGDMKERFKKTLDRVHFISAGQPWEEVMCFVMEDESSKFITESDRRDVYCRHQQEIVERAKEEFQEMLFEHAELFYDLDLNATPSCDKMSEIHSVLNEEPRYRALQKLAPDRESLLLKHIGFVYHPTKETCLSGHNCVDLTVEHVLANRLVQLDHGRSNLYYNIANVDKINLCLLGREGLSQELANEIRAQSTDDEYTLDGKIYEMELLPVDVNSTLLFSHTWVSTFKPHGCFCVFNSIESLNCIGDCIGRIRAEIAQGRREKFSPPLPFILILANQRDSVCKNIPILRHQGQQLANKLQCTFVDIPTGAFPRKFTEFQIKQGLRAVLDGLKQNFDVLAPLPSIKDLSEADLRIVMCAMCWDPFSVELILSPFLESHCCSAGQPGQANTLLLDKIIGDSRRRIQVTVLSYHSAIGVRKDELVHGYILVYSAKRKASMATLRAFLAEVQDVIPVQMVAITDSQADFFENDAIKELMTEGEHIATEIAAKFTALYSLSQYHRQTEVFTPFFNEVLEKKPNIESSFLFDSSSRECTTGASEEVFQTSPQSHSPAYNTYYPESDDDNEAPPPYSPIGDDVQLLPTPSERTKYRIDLEGNVYPVHSTPLGDNERNHKVPPPVRPKPALSKPNVKKLDPNLLKTIEAGMRSNRRPPRIPATHSNDVEASDNYADPADTLLRTRGFHTDDIYAEPDDTHRRLVKIPNSFGLHGGGEDENGYDRKTQTGRRPSKYKHRSKILFSKTKAYQRRFHSDSDGEETGPATQKKKKGRAHRGSEEDPLLSPADPWKGGIDNPAITSDPEQEDKMKKKKKTPKTPKEPKKAKSSKPPKPLYPPTRRTWESNNFGVPLRNLVAPDRPIPLFVEKCVDYIERTGLTTEGLYRVSGNKTDQDNIQKQFDQDLSVDFVALDVAINAAAGALKAFFADLPEPLIPYSLHPELAEAAKMVDYVERLQVLKEIVKKFPPVNYHVFKYIITHLNSRLPA, translated from the exons ATGGCAAAGAACAAGGATGCGCGCCCCCCGACATTCGCCGTCAGCGTGGTTGGCCTCTCCGGGGCGGAGAAAGACAAGGGAAACTGCGGCGTGGGCAAGTCGTGCCTGTGCAACAGATACGTGCGTCCCGACGCCGACGACTACTACTCGGAGCACACGTCCGTGCTGAGCACAATCGACTTTGGGGGGCGCGTGGTGAACAATGACCACTTTCTGTACTGGGGCGACGTTCCCCACAGGGGGGACGAGGGACTGGACTGTAAGATCCAAGTCATCGAGCAGACGGAGTTCATCGATGATCAGACGTTTCAGGCGCACCGGAGCACCAACATGCAACAGTACAGCAAACGGGCGGCGACGACCAAGCTTCAGTCTGCCGAAAAGCTCATGTATATCTGCACAGACCAGCTGGGCCTCGAGCAGGACTTTGACCAGAAGCAGATGCCGGACGGGAAGCTGAACATTGACGGCTTTGTACTCTGCATCGATGTCAGCAAGGGCTGCAACAGGAAGTTTGATGACCAAATGAAGTTTGTCAATGGCCTCTACTCTCAAATCGCCAGGTCAAAGAAACCCATTGTGGTCGCTGCCACCAAATGTGATGAGTTTGTAGATCAGCACCTGAAGGACCTTTACACTTTTGTGGCCAGCAAGAAGAACTTGCTCCTTGTCGAGACGTCGGCGCGCGCCAACGTCAATGTGGAGCTCTGTTTCAACGCTCTCATCCAGCAGCTGGACAAAACCAGGGGCAAGCCAAAAATGGTGCCATACTTGGAGGCTGATAAAGTCCAAAGGCAGCTTGTTGCCTCAGTGACGGAAAGATTTGAGAAACTCATGGTGCAGATGGTTAGAGATTACCATACCACATGGAAAGCGGTGGTCAGTAACACAAAGGGCAACCCCGACTATGAAGAGTTCGTCACCTTGGAGGGCTCGAGGAAGGGCAGGAGCATGTTCACAAAGCACATTGCACAGCTGAAACAAGAGCACATCAAGAGGAGGCGAGAGGAGTACCTGACCACTCTGCCCAAGACCCTCAACAACCTCATAAGCCGCTTGGATGAGGTGGAGCACCTGACGTGGGCCGAGGCGCAAAGCATCATCCGCAACCGCTCTGATTTCCAGTGTTGGTTTGTGGTACTGGAACAGACGCCGTGGGACGAGTCGGACCACATCGACAACAGCGACCGGCGGATACCTTTCGACCTCCTGAGCACGCCCGACGGCGAGAGGATTTACCACAACCACGTCCAGCACCTGCTGTCGGAAAAGAGGAGGGGAGACATGAAGGAGAGGTTCAAGAAGACGCTGGACAGGGTTCACTTTATCAGTGCCGGGCAGCCTTGGGAGGAAGTCATGTGCTTCGTTATGGAGGATGAATCCTCCAAGTTCATCACAGAATCAGATAGGAGGGATGTTTACTGCAGACACCAGCAGGAAATAGTTgagcgggccaaagaggaattTCAGGAAATGCTTTTTGAGCACGCCGAGCTCTTCTACGACTTGGATCTGAACGCCACGCCGAGCTGCGACAAGATGAGTGAAATTCACAGCGTGCTCAACGAGGAGCCTAGATACCGGGCACTACAGAAACTGGCCCCGGACCGTGAGTCGCTGCTCCTTAAGCACATCGGCTTCGTTTACCACCCCACCAAGGAAACTTGCCTGAGCGGGCACAACTGCGTGGACCTGACAGTGGAGCATGTTCTCGCCAACAGGCTGGTTCAGCTGGACCACGGCCGCTCGAACCTCTACTACAACATTGCCAATGTAGACAAGATCAACCTCTGCCTCCTGGGAAGGGAGGGCCTCTCGCAAGAACTAGCCAATGAGATTCGAGCTCAGTCCACGGACGACGAGTACACCCTCGATGGCAAAATTTACGAAATGGAGCTTCTGCCCGTGGACGTCAACTCCACATTGCTCTTCAGTCACACCTGGGTGTCCACGTTCAAGCCGCACGGCTGCTTCTGCGTCTTCAATTCCATCGAGTCCCTCAACTGCATCGGGGATTGCATTGGCAGGATCCGAGCGGAGATCGCCCAGGGCAGGAGAGAGAAGTTCTCTCCTCCTCTCCCGTTTATCCTCATCCTGGCCAATCAGAGGGACAGCGTGTGTAAGAACATACCTATCCTGCGGCACCAGGGCCAGCAGTTGGCCAATAAGCTCCAGTGCACCTTTGTGGACATTCCAACCGGTGCCTTTCCGCGCAAGTTCACAGAGTTCCAGATCAAGCAGGGCCTTCGAGCGGTTCTGGACGGCCTCAAGCAGAACTTTGATGTCCTGGCGCCGCTGCCCTCCATCAAAGACTTGTCGGAGGCCGACCTCCGGATTGTTATGTGCGCCATGTGTTGGGACCCCTTCAGCGTCGAACTCATTCTCTCGCCTTTTCTGGAGTCGCACTGCTGCAGCGCCGGGCAGCCGGGCCAGGCCAACACGCTGCTACTGGACAAGATCATCGGGGACAGCAGGAGGAGGATTCAAGTCACCGTCCTCTCCTACCACTCGGCCATCGGTGTCCGCAAAGATGAGCTGGTGCACGGCTACATCCTGGTCTACTCGGCCAAGCGCAAGGCGTCCATGGCGACGCTGCGCGCCTTTTTGGCCGAGGTCCAAGATGTGATCCCCGTCCAGATGGTAGCCATCACAGACAGCCAGGCAGACTTCTTTGAAAACGACGCCATCAAGGAGCTGATGACCGAAGGCGAACACATCGCCACGGAGATCGCTGCCAAGTTTACGGCGCTGTACTCGCTGTCGCAGTACCACCGGCAGACGGAGGTTTTTACGCCCTTCTTCAACGAAGTGCTGGAGAAGAAACCAAATATTGAGAGCTCCTTCTTGTTTGACAGCTCGTCGAGGGAGTGCACCACTGGGGCCAGTGAAGAAGTCTTCCAGACCTCGCCACAAAGCCACTCTCCAGCCTACAACACGTACTACCCGGAGTCCGACGACGACAACGAAGCCCCTCCGCCGTACAGTCCGATAGGCGACGACGTCCAGCTTCTTCCCACGCCCAGCGAGCGCACCAAGTACCGTATCGACCTGGAGGGCAACGTGTACCCGGTCCACAGCACGCCTTTGGGCGACAACGAACGCAACCACAAAGTGCCTCCGCCCGTTCGACCCAAGCCGGCTCTATCCAAACCCAATGTGAAAAAATTGGACCCCAACTTGCTGAAAACCATCGAAGCCGGAATGCGAAGCAACCGCCGCCCGCCGCGCATACCCGCCACGCACTCAAACGACGTGGAAGCTTCGGACAACTATGCAGACCCCGCAGACACCCTGCTGAGGACCAGGGGCTTCCACACCGACGACATTTACGCCGAGCCCGACGACACGCACCGCCGCCTAGTTAAGATCCCAAACTCGTTCGGCCTGCACGGGGGAGGAGAGGACGAGAACGGATACGATCGCAAGACTCAGACCGGACGCCGGCCCTCCAAGTACAAACACCGCTCCAAAATCCTCTTCAGCAAGACCAAAGCCTACCAAAGACGCTTCCACTCGGACAGCGACGGCGAGGAGACGGGCCCCGCCacgcagaagaaaaagaagggaaGGGCCCACCGGGGCAGCGAGGAGGACCCGCTGCTGTCTCCCGCAGACCCCTGGAAGGGTGGCATCGACAACCCCGCCATCACCTCCGACCCCGAGCAGGAAGataagatgaagaagaagaagaagacgccCAAGACGCCAAAAGAACCCAAGAAA GCCAAATCTTCGAAGCCGCCCAAGCCGCTGTACCCTCCCACCCGAAGAACGTGGGAGAGCAACAACTTCGGCGTGCCGCTGCGCAACCTGGTGGCCCCCGATCGACCCATCCCGCTCTTCGTCGAGAAGTGTGTGGACTACATCGAGCGCACGG GTTTAACCACCGAAGGCTTGTACCGCGTCAGTGGCAATAAGACTGACCAGGACAACATCCAGAAGCAGTTTGACCAAG ATCTGAGCGTGGACTTCGTGGCGCTGGACGTGGCCATCAACGCGGCGGCCGGAGCGCTGAAGGCGTTCTTCGCCGACCTGCCCGAGCCGCTCATCCCGTACAGCCTCCATCCCGAACTGGCGGAGGCCGCAA AAATGGTGGACTACGTGGAGCGTCTGCAGGTCCTCAAGGAAATCGTCAAGAAGTTTCCCCCGGTCAACTATCACGTCTTCAAATACATCATCACGCACCTCAACAG TCGTCTGCCAGCCTGA
- the arhgap5 gene encoding rho GTPase-activating protein 5 isoform X1 — protein MAKNKDARPPTFAVSVVGLSGAEKDKGNCGVGKSCLCNRYVRPDADDYYSEHTSVLSTIDFGGRVVNNDHFLYWGDVPHRGDEGLDCKIQVIEQTEFIDDQTFQAHRSTNMQQYSKRAATTKLQSAEKLMYICTDQLGLEQDFDQKQMPDGKLNIDGFVLCIDVSKGCNRKFDDQMKFVNGLYSQIARSKKPIVVAATKCDEFVDQHLKDLYTFVASKKNLLLVETSARANVNVELCFNALIQQLDKTRGKPKMVPYLEADKVQRQLVASVTERFEKLMVQMVRDYHTTWKAVVSNTKGNPDYEEFVTLEGSRKGRSMFTKHIAQLKQEHIKRRREEYLTTLPKTLNNLISRLDEVEHLTWAEAQSIIRNRSDFQCWFVVLEQTPWDESDHIDNSDRRIPFDLLSTPDGERIYHNHVQHLLSEKRRGDMKERFKKTLDRVHFISAGQPWEEVMCFVMEDESSKFITESDRRDVYCRHQQEIVERAKEEFQEMLFEHAELFYDLDLNATPSCDKMSEIHSVLNEEPRYRALQKLAPDRESLLLKHIGFVYHPTKETCLSGHNCVDLTVEHVLANRLVQLDHGRSNLYYNIANVDKINLCLLGREGLSQELANEIRAQSTDDEYTLDGKIYEMELLPVDVNSTLLFSHTWVSTFKPHGCFCVFNSIESLNCIGDCIGRIRAEIAQGRREKFSPPLPFILILANQRDSVCKNIPILRHQGQQLANKLQCTFVDIPTGAFPRKFTEFQIKQGLRAVLDGLKQNFDVLAPLPSIKDLSEADLRIVMCAMCWDPFSVELILSPFLESHCCSAGQPGQANTLLLDKIIGDSRRRIQVTVLSYHSAIGVRKDELVHGYILVYSAKRKASMATLRAFLAEVQDVIPVQMVAITDSQADFFENDAIKELMTEGEHIATEIAAKFTALYSLSQYHRQTEVFTPFFNEVLEKKPNIESSFLFDSSSRECTTGASEEVFQTSPQSHSPAYNTYYPESDDDNEAPPPYSPIGDDVQLLPTPSERTKYRIDLEGNVYPVHSTPLGDNERNHKVPPPVRPKPALSKPNVKKLDPNLLKTIEAGMRSNRRPPRIPATHSNDVEASDNYADPADTLLRTRGFHTDDIYAEPDDTHRRLVKIPNSFGLHGGGEDENGYDRKTQTGRRPSKYKHRSKILFSKTKAYQRRFHSDSDGEETGPATQKKKKGRAHRGSEEDPLLSPADPWKGGIDNPAITSDPEQEDKMKKKKKTPKTPKEPKKAKSSKPPKPLYPPTRRTWESNNFGVPLRNLVAPDRPIPLFVEKCVDYIERTGLTTEGLYRVSGNKTDQDNIQKQFDQDLSVDFVALDVAINAAAGALKAFFADLPEPLIPYSLHPELAEAAKMVDYVERLQVLKEIVKKFPPVNYHVFKYIITHLNRVSQHSKSTLMTADNLSICFWPTLMRPDFENKDTLSTTKLNQAVVEAFILQSDFFFHGGDVPEGDGAPGPPPPPPHRCHEMVEALLPLQLPPPLQPQQIRHALPPDPLI, from the exons ATGGCAAAGAACAAGGATGCGCGCCCCCCGACATTCGCCGTCAGCGTGGTTGGCCTCTCCGGGGCGGAGAAAGACAAGGGAAACTGCGGCGTGGGCAAGTCGTGCCTGTGCAACAGATACGTGCGTCCCGACGCCGACGACTACTACTCGGAGCACACGTCCGTGCTGAGCACAATCGACTTTGGGGGGCGCGTGGTGAACAATGACCACTTTCTGTACTGGGGCGACGTTCCCCACAGGGGGGACGAGGGACTGGACTGTAAGATCCAAGTCATCGAGCAGACGGAGTTCATCGATGATCAGACGTTTCAGGCGCACCGGAGCACCAACATGCAACAGTACAGCAAACGGGCGGCGACGACCAAGCTTCAGTCTGCCGAAAAGCTCATGTATATCTGCACAGACCAGCTGGGCCTCGAGCAGGACTTTGACCAGAAGCAGATGCCGGACGGGAAGCTGAACATTGACGGCTTTGTACTCTGCATCGATGTCAGCAAGGGCTGCAACAGGAAGTTTGATGACCAAATGAAGTTTGTCAATGGCCTCTACTCTCAAATCGCCAGGTCAAAGAAACCCATTGTGGTCGCTGCCACCAAATGTGATGAGTTTGTAGATCAGCACCTGAAGGACCTTTACACTTTTGTGGCCAGCAAGAAGAACTTGCTCCTTGTCGAGACGTCGGCGCGCGCCAACGTCAATGTGGAGCTCTGTTTCAACGCTCTCATCCAGCAGCTGGACAAAACCAGGGGCAAGCCAAAAATGGTGCCATACTTGGAGGCTGATAAAGTCCAAAGGCAGCTTGTTGCCTCAGTGACGGAAAGATTTGAGAAACTCATGGTGCAGATGGTTAGAGATTACCATACCACATGGAAAGCGGTGGTCAGTAACACAAAGGGCAACCCCGACTATGAAGAGTTCGTCACCTTGGAGGGCTCGAGGAAGGGCAGGAGCATGTTCACAAAGCACATTGCACAGCTGAAACAAGAGCACATCAAGAGGAGGCGAGAGGAGTACCTGACCACTCTGCCCAAGACCCTCAACAACCTCATAAGCCGCTTGGATGAGGTGGAGCACCTGACGTGGGCCGAGGCGCAAAGCATCATCCGCAACCGCTCTGATTTCCAGTGTTGGTTTGTGGTACTGGAACAGACGCCGTGGGACGAGTCGGACCACATCGACAACAGCGACCGGCGGATACCTTTCGACCTCCTGAGCACGCCCGACGGCGAGAGGATTTACCACAACCACGTCCAGCACCTGCTGTCGGAAAAGAGGAGGGGAGACATGAAGGAGAGGTTCAAGAAGACGCTGGACAGGGTTCACTTTATCAGTGCCGGGCAGCCTTGGGAGGAAGTCATGTGCTTCGTTATGGAGGATGAATCCTCCAAGTTCATCACAGAATCAGATAGGAGGGATGTTTACTGCAGACACCAGCAGGAAATAGTTgagcgggccaaagaggaattTCAGGAAATGCTTTTTGAGCACGCCGAGCTCTTCTACGACTTGGATCTGAACGCCACGCCGAGCTGCGACAAGATGAGTGAAATTCACAGCGTGCTCAACGAGGAGCCTAGATACCGGGCACTACAGAAACTGGCCCCGGACCGTGAGTCGCTGCTCCTTAAGCACATCGGCTTCGTTTACCACCCCACCAAGGAAACTTGCCTGAGCGGGCACAACTGCGTGGACCTGACAGTGGAGCATGTTCTCGCCAACAGGCTGGTTCAGCTGGACCACGGCCGCTCGAACCTCTACTACAACATTGCCAATGTAGACAAGATCAACCTCTGCCTCCTGGGAAGGGAGGGCCTCTCGCAAGAACTAGCCAATGAGATTCGAGCTCAGTCCACGGACGACGAGTACACCCTCGATGGCAAAATTTACGAAATGGAGCTTCTGCCCGTGGACGTCAACTCCACATTGCTCTTCAGTCACACCTGGGTGTCCACGTTCAAGCCGCACGGCTGCTTCTGCGTCTTCAATTCCATCGAGTCCCTCAACTGCATCGGGGATTGCATTGGCAGGATCCGAGCGGAGATCGCCCAGGGCAGGAGAGAGAAGTTCTCTCCTCCTCTCCCGTTTATCCTCATCCTGGCCAATCAGAGGGACAGCGTGTGTAAGAACATACCTATCCTGCGGCACCAGGGCCAGCAGTTGGCCAATAAGCTCCAGTGCACCTTTGTGGACATTCCAACCGGTGCCTTTCCGCGCAAGTTCACAGAGTTCCAGATCAAGCAGGGCCTTCGAGCGGTTCTGGACGGCCTCAAGCAGAACTTTGATGTCCTGGCGCCGCTGCCCTCCATCAAAGACTTGTCGGAGGCCGACCTCCGGATTGTTATGTGCGCCATGTGTTGGGACCCCTTCAGCGTCGAACTCATTCTCTCGCCTTTTCTGGAGTCGCACTGCTGCAGCGCCGGGCAGCCGGGCCAGGCCAACACGCTGCTACTGGACAAGATCATCGGGGACAGCAGGAGGAGGATTCAAGTCACCGTCCTCTCCTACCACTCGGCCATCGGTGTCCGCAAAGATGAGCTGGTGCACGGCTACATCCTGGTCTACTCGGCCAAGCGCAAGGCGTCCATGGCGACGCTGCGCGCCTTTTTGGCCGAGGTCCAAGATGTGATCCCCGTCCAGATGGTAGCCATCACAGACAGCCAGGCAGACTTCTTTGAAAACGACGCCATCAAGGAGCTGATGACCGAAGGCGAACACATCGCCACGGAGATCGCTGCCAAGTTTACGGCGCTGTACTCGCTGTCGCAGTACCACCGGCAGACGGAGGTTTTTACGCCCTTCTTCAACGAAGTGCTGGAGAAGAAACCAAATATTGAGAGCTCCTTCTTGTTTGACAGCTCGTCGAGGGAGTGCACCACTGGGGCCAGTGAAGAAGTCTTCCAGACCTCGCCACAAAGCCACTCTCCAGCCTACAACACGTACTACCCGGAGTCCGACGACGACAACGAAGCCCCTCCGCCGTACAGTCCGATAGGCGACGACGTCCAGCTTCTTCCCACGCCCAGCGAGCGCACCAAGTACCGTATCGACCTGGAGGGCAACGTGTACCCGGTCCACAGCACGCCTTTGGGCGACAACGAACGCAACCACAAAGTGCCTCCGCCCGTTCGACCCAAGCCGGCTCTATCCAAACCCAATGTGAAAAAATTGGACCCCAACTTGCTGAAAACCATCGAAGCCGGAATGCGAAGCAACCGCCGCCCGCCGCGCATACCCGCCACGCACTCAAACGACGTGGAAGCTTCGGACAACTATGCAGACCCCGCAGACACCCTGCTGAGGACCAGGGGCTTCCACACCGACGACATTTACGCCGAGCCCGACGACACGCACCGCCGCCTAGTTAAGATCCCAAACTCGTTCGGCCTGCACGGGGGAGGAGAGGACGAGAACGGATACGATCGCAAGACTCAGACCGGACGCCGGCCCTCCAAGTACAAACACCGCTCCAAAATCCTCTTCAGCAAGACCAAAGCCTACCAAAGACGCTTCCACTCGGACAGCGACGGCGAGGAGACGGGCCCCGCCacgcagaagaaaaagaagggaaGGGCCCACCGGGGCAGCGAGGAGGACCCGCTGCTGTCTCCCGCAGACCCCTGGAAGGGTGGCATCGACAACCCCGCCATCACCTCCGACCCCGAGCAGGAAGataagatgaagaagaagaagaagacgccCAAGACGCCAAAAGAACCCAAGAAA GCCAAATCTTCGAAGCCGCCCAAGCCGCTGTACCCTCCCACCCGAAGAACGTGGGAGAGCAACAACTTCGGCGTGCCGCTGCGCAACCTGGTGGCCCCCGATCGACCCATCCCGCTCTTCGTCGAGAAGTGTGTGGACTACATCGAGCGCACGG GTTTAACCACCGAAGGCTTGTACCGCGTCAGTGGCAATAAGACTGACCAGGACAACATCCAGAAGCAGTTTGACCAAG ATCTGAGCGTGGACTTCGTGGCGCTGGACGTGGCCATCAACGCGGCGGCCGGAGCGCTGAAGGCGTTCTTCGCCGACCTGCCCGAGCCGCTCATCCCGTACAGCCTCCATCCCGAACTGGCGGAGGCCGCAA AAATGGTGGACTACGTGGAGCGTCTGCAGGTCCTCAAGGAAATCGTCAAGAAGTTTCCCCCGGTCAACTATCACGTCTTCAAATACATCATCACGCACCTCAACAG GGTAAGTCAGCACAGCAAAAGTACGCTGATGACTGCCGACAATTTGTCCATCTGCTTCTGGCCGACGCTGATGCGGCCCGACTTTGAGAACAAAGACACGCTGTCCACCACCAAGCTCAACCAGGCCGTGGtggaggccttcatcctgcagagCGACTTCTTCTTCCACGGCGGCGACGTCCCCGAAGGCGACGGCGCCCCCgggcccccgccgccgccgccgcaccgTTGCCACGAGATGGTGGAGGCGCTGCTGCCCCTGCAGCTGCCGCCCCCCCTGCAGCCGCAGCAGATTCGCCACGCGCTGCCCCCCGACCCCCTCATTTGA